In Xiphophorus hellerii strain 12219 chromosome 13, Xiphophorus_hellerii-4.1, whole genome shotgun sequence, the following proteins share a genomic window:
- the dnai2b gene encoding dynein intermediate chain 3, ciliary has translation MEITYVYTKFRREFGRPGLFSDRAETVMVDIQPNPNLISNFVVKTPRDQASQACVDMCEHPVNTERFESNNSGVNHMEGAWPKDINPRDLEQTVRFKKKIEKEENYVNSLVHLGYVMDHCIRQNNTIDIYQEHFKEDTMEKVPELPTAKTMCVFRDPNKVKRTITGLSWHPDGGRKLAAAYCSLDFQKSPADMSFDSYIWDLENPNYPEMALKPESPLVCLDYNPKDPHTLVGGSYSGQIAFWDTRRGSQPVEYSSLEHNHRDPVYKIIWLQSKTGTDAFSASTDGQILWWDVRKLSEPTERLVLDPSREGNLDRALGAISLEFEPTMPTKFMVGTEQGMVVSCNRKAKTPAEKIVCTYEGHHGPIYAIQRNPFFPKNFLTVGDWTARIWSEDIKESSIMWTKYQMSYLMDACWSPVRPSVFFTVKMEGVLDIWDLLFKQREPTLSVKVSDKPLYSLRIQDNGQVLACGSHSGEAALLQISSGLSTLQKNEKSLMAAMFERETKREKILEARQREIRLKERSRSEQSREDEAGREDGDDDPEELLAKVESDFYSLVETEMRKREKERRAAAPQEEEACDENEMKNEAEDEVKNEEDIVKIEEDKVKNEEDIVKIEEDKVKNEEDIVKTEAESEVKTEAESEVKIEAESEVKIEAESEVKIEAEDEVKIEEEKEEKIEAEDGQTE, from the exons ATGGAGATCACCTACGTTTACACGAAGTTCCGCCGGGAGTTTGGCCGTCCGGGTCTGTTCTCCGACCGGGCTGAGACGGTGATGGTGGACATCCAGCCGAATCCGAACCTGATCTCCAACTTTGTCGTAAAGACCCCCAGAGATCAGGCCTCGCAGGCCTGCGTGGACATGTGTGAGCACCCG GTAAATACTGAGCGCTTTGAGTCCAACAATTCTGGCGTGAACCACATGGAGGGTGCGTGGCCAAAAGACATCAACCCGAGGGACCTGGAACAAACCGTCCGCTTCAAGAAGAAGAttgaaaaagaggaaaactacGTCAACAGCCTCGTGCACCTGGGCTAC GTGATGGACCACTGCATCAGGCAGAACAACACCATAGACATCTATCAGGAGCACTTCAAGGAAGACACGATGGAGAAAGTACCGGAGTTACCGACAGCGAAGACCATGTGCGTCTTCAG AGATCCTAACAAGGTGAAGCGTACCATCACCGGCCTGTCGTGGCATCCCGATGGTGGCAGGAAGTTGGCGGCGGCGTACTGCAGCCTGGACTTCCAAAAAAGCCCCGCAGACATGAGCTTCGACTCCTACATCTGGGACCTCG AGAACCCAAACTACCCTGAGATGGCTCTGAAACCAGAATCTCCACTGGTTTGTCTGGACTACAACCCGAAGGACCCCCACACTCTGGTGGGGGGCAGCTACAGCGGGCAGATTG CCTTCTGGGACACCCGGAGAGGAAGCCAGCCTGTGGAGTATTCTTCTTTGGAGCACAACCACAGAGACCCGGTTTACAAGATCATCTGGCTGCAGTCCAAGACGGGGACGGACGCCTTCTCCGCCTCCACCGACGGACAG ATTCTGTGGTGGGACGTTCGTAAGCTGAGCGAGCCAACAGAGCGTCTGGTTCTGGACCCGAGCCGGGAGGGGAATCTGGACCGGGCTTTAGGTGCCATCTCTCTGGAGTTTGAGCCCACCATG CCAACGAAGTTCATGGTGGGCACAGAGCAAGGCATGGTGGTCTCCTGCAACAGGAAGGCGAAGACTCCGGCCGAGAAGATCGTCTGCACCTACGAAGGCCACCACGGACCCATCTACGCCATTCAGAGGAATCCTTTCTTCCCCAAAAACTTCCTGACTGTTGGGGACTGGACGGCCCGCATCTGGTCAGAGGACATCAAGGAGTCCTCCATCATGTGGACCAA GTACCAGATGTCCTACCTGATGGACGCCTGCTGGAGTCCAGTGAGACCTTCTGTCTTCTTCACTGTGAAGATGGAGGGTGTGCTGGACATCTGGGACCTCCTGTTCAAACAGAGAGAGCCCACGCTGAGCGTCAAG GTTAGTGACAAACCGCTGTACAGCCTCCGTATCCAGGACAACGGCCAGGTGCTGGCGTGTGGCTCCCACAGCGGCGAAGCCGCGCTGCTGCAAATCTCCTCTGGACTGTCCACCCTGCAGAAGAACGAGAAGAGTCTAATGGCTGCT ATGTTTGAGAGAGAGACGAAGCGAGAGAAGATCCTGGAGGCCCGTCAGAGGGAGATCCGTCTGAAGGAGAGAAGTCGCTCCGAACAGAGCAGAGAGGACGAGGCAGGGCGGGAGGACGGAGACGACGACCCCGAGGAGCTCCTCGCCAAGGTTGAGAGCGACTTCTACAGCCTGGTGGAAACAGAGatgaggaagagggagaaagagaggagaGCGGCagcaccacag GAGGAAGAGGCCTGcgatgaaaatgaaatgaagaatGAAGCAGAAGATGAAGTGAAGAATGAAGAAGATATAGTGAAGATTGAAGAAGATAAAGTGAAGAATGAAGAAGATATAGTGAAGATTGAAGAAGATAAAGTAAAGAATGAAGAAGATATAGTGAAGACTGAGGCAGAAAGTGAAGTGAAGACTGAGGCAGAAAGTGAAGTGAAGATTGAGGCAGAAAGTGAAGTGAAGATTGAGGCAGAAAGTGAAGTGAAGATTGAGGCAGAAGATGAAGTGAAGATtgaggaggaaaaagaagagaagattGAGGCAGAAGATGGTCAAACTGAGTAA